The nucleotide sequence GTGATAGAATCAAAATGAacattaaaaatattattgataACTGAAACTCAAGCTTCTTGGGCATACATATTCCAACTGCTTGAATTTTGTTTACTGATTTCCCTATTGCGATACGTTAAATCCTATTGAGAAGATATGGACTCGGGAAAATCACACGTGTGACTGCAAAATTAAAATGAATTTCTATTTTTCTCTTAAATAGAAGTGGTTTTCATGTGGGGAAAAAAAGAACCTAAATGACGAATAACCACCCATCAAACTAGGTATGGATTTTGTTCAAGTTGAATAATGCCATTATATCAAAAATATGCAAGTATAACTTAGAGCATATTAACATAAATATAGTATACTGAAATTTTTTGTACCTGCGGTAGAAACAAAAAATTCCTCCAAATCTCTACCTTGTTCTGCATTAGAAATAAATATTGATTAGGTGCATAtgtattataacaattaaatttcCATGGATTCCATTGATAGATCCCTAAAGGTAAAAAAGTAATATTGTATGTGTAATTGTTATTTTTTTGAATTTATTAACACTGCGATTGGCACCACTACAGATCAACGCATCAATAATAGAGGTAACAACTAACCATTTTCATATTCCAGAGCTTGGAGTATCATCTCAATCTGAATATATAAAGAACAACCAAACTTAGCTTATACAGTACATATAAAAAaatacacagatcttaatatagagcGATAATaaaggtttataatatatataatctgtATCTTTTCTGCAAAGAAATCATTTAGAAAATACAAAACCTTTTTTATTcgcataataaaaaaaaaaaacataccttATCAAAGTCTTTGACAACTTTAGCTTCAGTAGTAGAATTTGCTTCATATTCCATCCATAACTCATGTATCTCCTCAGCTGTAATATGCTACAGCAAGTAAGCAATTAACAAAATGCCCTTTGCAACAGATAGCAGGAATGTGAAAAGTATGTACGCACCTCGTGGTCCGCCACCAAGAAGTTTGCACATATTCTCTAGTGCTTCTTTCTCCAACCGACTCTTTTCCGCCTTCGGGACCCCATCTGAGGGGGTGATGTCACCGACAATGGCTATCCAACCAATAAATCACAAGATTATAAGTTATTAAGAAAAAATTAACATAAAAGATACTAACATTATAGAAACTAATAGATATTATGAGGCACCTTCTGCAATATCATGCACAATTGCCATTTTTATGCACCTGGAAGATGCAAGAAAATATATTAACAGTTAGTCACAACTTGAATACTTTGAAGTTTGAACCAGAGCATAATATCAATATTTAGTAACAATAAAAACTAACTTGTCTCGGTTGACTCCAGGGGTATCAGATGCAATGAGAGCCATTAACCCCATCCTATACATATGGTCTGCAATAGACTCGGGTCCTGCAACGTCTCTTTTCACCCATCCTGCTCTTTTGGTCGACTGAATAACACAGATTGCAAATAAAGATATCAATAACCACGTATCAAAAGTCAAATTGACCAGAAACTGAATCAAGAGCGATACATGTAACAGTATAATAACAACATTTACATGAAACGTAACGGCTAACGCCGTGTCTGATGTCAAGGAGTGCAGAACAAAAAGGAGACGCTTATGTGTTGAGTTAGGTAAATCAACTAACACCTTGGTATTGTCACTTTACAAAACAGCCATTTCGGAATATAATCTGTAGCCATTAACATTAACTTATTACAATCAGGCGCTTGTTCTTATTTGTATGATTTGTTCAGTTTATAAAGAAATTTAAACCTGTAATTCAGTGCTTAAATTGTTAGCTCATGACCTAGTTTGAGACAATACTCAAAGGAGGGAAGATTTTGCTTAAGGATCCGCGAATCATCCCTCATTCGCATAACTGGATGCGAAATAAGGGATGCAATTTTGACTTCCCATGGTTAATTTAAAAATACCAGATGGATCTAATCTACAAAGGATCTGATGAAACATACCTTAAGGCGATGGCAAAGAGATAAGAAATCGATAGCAGACGAAGGAGAAGGTGAGgcagatgatgacgatgatgatgaatcgGAAGCCATGCTACAAACCCTAGCAGACGAAAAAGATGAAGATTTGAAAAAATTGAAATGAAAAGAAGGAGGATGAAATAAAAAGGATTTAGAGGTAAAGGTAGTGAAAATCACACGGCTCATGTTTGTTTTGTTTACTGGTGATTGCAAACTACTGGCCGTTTGGGTCACGTATTTTATTTCCCCGGAACCGGATCTAAACTTTGTATTTGTGTGGATACCATTTGGATACCATGTAAATATTTCTTGAATTAATCTAAAGTATATGTATATGAATTAATTATTCTGTCTAGTGATTTGAACATATAAaacaaatattgttatttatttacaaAACTTATCCATATTCATAATCCATCCATTACATATAGACACGATTTATCAATTCAAAACTCAAAGTTGAAAAAAACAAACGAGCCCTTAATCTTATTGACCTAATGAATCTAGCACATAATTTTGGTACATTGTCTAACTATAATAATCAATATCAGTTTGTATATTTAACATTTAACATATATAATGCGAAAGAtacaatatattttatatattttagtatgtTTGCATGAATCAACTTCTTCACTTCGGTTCGCAATCACTTGCTTCTATCAGCGGCCATTGGCCTCTTCATCTAGCGCACATGAGTTAAGCTTGGATTAGCGTTAAGTGTGTGTTCAGCAATTGCGCGCGAAAGTCCTGTCATGTCCTCTTCACACCATGCGAAAACATTCATATTGGCTATTAATTTATCACGTAACTTGTCGTTAATCTCGCCAGACAAGTTGCCCCCAATCTGAATTCGCTTGTCAGGGTGTTTGGGGTTTACCAGAATGGAACAGCTTCACTTTTGGCTATTAATTTATCACGTAGCTTGACTTTAACGTCAACGCTGCTCCCGGTATCAACGTTTAACCGCTTGAAATTATACCCACAATCTGTAATGCTACCTTTAATGATAATAGGCGCATGCGAGGGATTAATTGTCTGCATAGGAGGAAAAGATACGGGCTCGAGTGCTCGACCCCCCATTCTTCCAGTTGCTCCGCCTTGCGCCTTTGGCCAGTATGCCAAGCATGCACCATGTTTATCGTTTTATCAATACTTTTTTCATTGCTCTTTTTCTGATTGGGAAGAGCTTTCTCTGACGCATTATTTTGCGACGAAGATCCTTGCTTCTTTGTAGGTTTCAGGTGGTTAACTTCTCCATTCCTGAGGCATTCGACCACCTTTTCTGTGAACGCTTTACATCTATTGATTTCATGATCAAAGATTCTCTTACCCTTTATTGTACGCTGGATTTACTTACATGGACGTTTGCCCAACACGTGATACGCACGATCGCTATGCGCGAGATTAGTAACATAGCCACATAACACGCAATCATACATTAGCTCATATGGTAAACTACTAACTCAAACACAACACTTGTGGTTAACCATAATCACCGGTTGATAGTCGACGAACGACACTATAGTGAATCCGCCAAAGTGTCTTTTCACTATGTCATCGGGTGTCCACCCATAATGGATGTAAGTAAATCCGCCGAACAGCGTATTCACTTACATCAAGCACGTGTCGACGAACGACATATAGTGAATCCGACGAACGGTCTATTCACTATATTTCACTATGTGGTCTCGACGAACGACGTTTAGTGAATCTGACGAGCGATCCATTCACTATAACCACACACACCACCTatgcatacatatacatatttattacacTCGCATCCCGTGCTTTTTAGAAAACGGTGGGCGTTACATGAAACATCATCGATAACAATATGTAACAAAACATAAATAAAAACGCAAAATCGCAACTTTCCACACCGTAACGCGGCTAACCACCTAAATTGTTATGTTTAATTATGTTATCCATAGTTATATTATGTTTGTTGGGCAAATAATACTCCTGCAAACCGAACTACCGAATAACAACCTGTCTAAATCTAATGGAAACCAGAAATAACCGCCAATTTCCCTATAAAAATGGCACCTAAAAAAACGATTAATTTTTTTTATCACTGCGGTTATATCCGTATatatcatatgtatatgtatatatattatctcCCTACCATTCTTGATCCTTTCAGCaggtgaagaagaaaaagaaatccCTTCTTCCCCTTTCTCTGGATCATCTGTTTCTGAATTCCCCTTTTCATTTTGGGGAATACAAGAAGGCAATTTAATTTACAGATATTATAAAAAATTTCTCATGTTGTAAAAATTTGAGAATATTGATCCTCTTGTAAAGAGACAGAagattatatcatcatcatcaattcaatGCCGCCATTGGAACAACCTTTATTATTTTCAACTCCTCGTAGTAAATTCGACATCAATCATGCCTATACTCGTTTTATAAATCGTCGTTTATCAACCACCACAACCATCTTCCTTTGGTCTTTACTTTTTATAGCGTTTATCACCTCGTATTTGTTCTTCGTTGATTCGGGCCAACGGTTTCTTCATTTGTTCACCTCTTGGGAGAAAACCGTTCGTTCATCGGCTCAGATTACTCGCGCTAACGGAATCTCCGTTTTAGTTACCGGAGCAGCGGGCTTTATCGGGTCACATGTTTCCTTAGCGTTAAAAAAACGAGGTGACGGTGTTGTTGGGGTTGATAACTTTGATAATTATTACGGGCCGTCGTTGAAAAAAACACGACGGGCCTTACTCGAGTTTCATGGCATTCTTGTTGTCGACGGCGATATAAATAACCGACGCCTTTTAGCTTCACTTTTTGATACGGTAGAATTTACGCACGTGATGCATTTGGCGGCGCAGGTTGGCGTTCAATACGCCGTGCACAACCCGTACACTTACGCGCACAACAATGTTGTTAGTTTCGTAGCGCTTTTAGAAGAATGCAAGTCGGCTGACCCGAAACCGGCCGTTGTATGGGCCAGCTCGGGTGCAGTTTACGGGTTACAAAATAAAGTACCCTTTTCCGAGTCCGACCGGGTTGACCTGCCCGCTACTATTTACGGGTCAACTAAAAGAACAGGTGAAGAAATCACGCGTACCTACAACCACCTTTACGGGTTATCAATAACCGGGTTGAGATTTTTCACGGTTTACGGCCCATGGGGGAGGCCTGACATGGCGTATTTTTCATTTATTAGAAATATTTTATTGGGCAGGCCCATAACAGTGTACAGGGACAAAAACCAAGTTAACTTGGCACGTGATTTCATCTACATAGATGACATTGTAAAAGGGTGCATTGCATCATTGGATACATCGGGTAAAAGTACCGGGTCAGGCGGGTTACATAACAGAACTGCCCCATATCGGATCTTTAACTTGGGTAACGCGGCCCCAGTGACTGTGGCTGCTATGGTGACAATACTAGAGGAGAATTTGAAGATGAAAACGACGAAAAACATGGTGGACATGTGCGGAAATGGTGACGATTTATTGGCCCGTTTGAATACGAGTTTGGCGGAGAAGGAGCTCGGGTATAAACCGACGACTGATTTGCGAACCGGGTTGAGGGAGTTTGTTAAATGGTACTTGTGGTATTATGGCAAACCATTAGTCCAAGATCGGGATGTTTGATTAAATAGGTTACGAATTAATTAAAAGTAGAGACGATCTTATGGGACATTTTAGTTACAATCATTGTGGTGTTTTAATTTCAATTTGTGTGTAAATATTTGCATTAGAAACAGGTGACATGATGTTTGTAACTGTTCAAATGTATTTGTTGTATGTTATTGAAGTTTTTGCTGAAAAatatgattaacattattattatgaacgTTTAAGTTTATTTTAGCTGCAAATACATACTAACAATTTACGAAACCAATAAAAAGTAAATTAAATAAGTAAACAAAAGTTGATTGTAACTCTAGAAGTTTATGAAATCAACTTAAACTATCACTTTCATTTAGCAGATAATTAACCTTAAAGATTTAATCAATACAAATAACTATTTAACGTTTAATATTAGCTTCAAAATTAATGATACCGCGACCCGCAAGCGCATGCTATTAGTATGCGTATGCGCATGCTATCTTTGCGGTATGCGGTAGCGCATTGAATACTTTGTTCCCGGTATGACGGTTACTTGTTGACCACGTTCGgtaatcttttccataattatatccgagatACGGGGGAGTTGGTTATGGAAAAGATTATCACAATCACggatgattctagaattagggtttgcctatatatactaacgCTAATCATCATTCCTACGCAGAACACATCTTACGTAACAACTATTGTCGTCATCTCTTCtagggttaacaggttagttctcttACGACTGTTGCCTACAACAACCTGACTTAGGGTCTTCCGATCGACGgtcgtcatcgaaggtggacttaatcacttagccaccccgtcgacatcatcatgtcggccatggttatacacggtagccggaccggagagctaagttctaagatccttaaatccCCTTAAACGTATTGAGCGTGCGTATTTACCCTTTGGAAAATATACGCATGATCAAAAATAATACAGAGTAACTAAGAGTGAGGAATTAAATAACTTCAACTTTTACAAGTTGATGTATCCTCAACCTAGTGTGTTTTAATGAAAAAATTTCTTAGAAATTTTGTCAGTGTCGAATGCTTCTGGTGCAATGTGTAAGTTCAAGTTTTGCAGTTTTTTTAAGACATTAACAAAAGTGTAATTTGTTTGAATGGTGATTAGAGGACATCTATTAATATGTGTTTATCATGTGTTTGCCCTGAATCCTTTTACCATTTTGTGGAGAAATTCTCACAGGGCTTTATCTTCCGTTCTGCTGTCATCATGGGTCATTTGTGCACTTCTGGGTTAGCCTTATATGACTGTGGTTCTAAGAACCGTATTGAAGTAAAAGCATCTGTTTTGATTTATTGAATTTGAGCTGCAGAAAGTTCTAGATCAAATGAATGAAGCAAAAGTTGAAGGCAATCGGTTATTTGGAGAAGGTTTGTATGAGGTGGCGGCGTTAAACTATGATTATGCTATACAACTTGCACCTGAGATGTCCTCATCTGCAGAAATTAGGCCAATATGCCATAATAATTGTGCGACGTGTTATTTTAAACTGGTATGTTAATGTTAGATTAATGgtagtattattttatgtataatagcGATGGAAAAGATTTTTCCGAGGCTGTATATTGGGCATTAACTGTTGGGTTACATTTGTATCTACTTAAACGAGAGTTCTGTAAAAATTCATCAGTATGAAGAACATGCATATGAATATGTCCTGAAGATCTATAAACTAATTCTCATTATTCTGTAGGCATCATCTTTCAAAATATTGAAGTATTTCTGGGTCACCATTGTAGGATTCAAATTCTTGATACCTTGTATTAACGACAGGGAAAGTACGAAGATTCCATCAAAGAGTGCACCAAAGCATTGGAACTAAATGCTACTTGCATGAAACCTCTCCTTAGGAAAGCAGAGGCCCACGAAAAACCTTAAAAAATATGATGAAGCTATTGCTGGTAGAGTGTCACTTTGTATAACATATTAAAACTTGTTATAATGAATTAacgtatttttatattttatttatattatctgCGGTTATACTCTATACTCTACAGATCTAAAGAAAATCCTGGAATTGGATCCTTCAAACTACCAATCTAGGAGAAGCATTATTCGTTTAGAGCCTTTGGCCATAGAAAAGCGTGAAAATTGACTAGATGTTAGGTAAGAGTGTAAGACTTATATAGTCATCATTTTTTGTATTGGTGTTTGTGGGTATCTATGGATGAATAAACTATTTGAATTGTGTGTATGCAGGCAAGTTAAAAAATATGGGGAACTCGATTCTAGGGAAATTTGGGATGAGTGTTGACAGTTTCAAAGCAGTAAAAGATCCAAATACGGTCTCGCATTCCATCTCATTTCAGCAGTAATGATGAAATGTAGTTGTGCAGAGAAGATATATACCTATATACACTAAACCATATCACCATTTTTGGTATTAGGATGTAATTTTCATCAACTTGATCACCACTGTATGGATTTGGTCTATTTCTATATTGTGCTTCTCTGCAAAGCAAAAAACGATTGCTTTATCGTTTGGTGGTGGTGTCTTTTTTGGTTGATAACAAGTGTTTATGCACTAAACCTGTATTTATGTTGTACAAATCTTTATCCTTACAGATTTGTATCCGAATACAATACTGTAATATATTGACGTTCAAACGCAAATCAGCTATTATGCTACAACCAAAGATTAAACAACAACTGGTTGAGTAATGAATTAATGAAGAACCTGGAACAAGCAAGCCTTAATTACATATTAGCCCTTTGCAGAGGTGGAATCACATAATCAACCACAACGCCCTCTATTACTTTCTCCATTTCCAAATTTACCAGCTCAGCATTTAAATCCAATGATTCCAACTCAGCAGGCCCAGgcaacacagcaattgaagcaatcgTATAACCCTTGGCTCTATCATGTGAAAAATTCTCACCAAAACTTAACTCTTCAATTGATTTAAACTGATTTTTAATTCCTCCTATCACTTTCAAAACCCTAGCTTTCTCAATTTCCCCCAAATTCTCCTTTAATTTCAGAAATGTTACTCTCATTGCCGAACCAGTCTTCAGCGATGCACTTGCACCGTTAGATATCCAATCAACAGCCATGGTATCATCAACAATCGGTCTTATATTCTCCGTCACGACGCGCACGTGCTCAGGGTGAGTAGCGTACTCCCGGAGATGGTCCTTTGATCTGTAACGACTGTGAAGTATGTGAGTGAAGGTCAGGGATGATGACCGTGACCGGAGGAGTTTTCCGGCGGAGAGGTGGACGGTGAGATTGAGTGACGTCAGTGCGTTGAGTCCGTTGATCATTGCTGCAACTTTGCTAGACTCAACATCGGGTTTCACTTTGATAAGAACTACGTGTTCCACGATTTGTTGTTGAGCAGACATTTTGATCGGCGTTTGGTGGAGGTTGCGACGGTGGATGAGACCGTTGAGGCGCCGGAAGATGATAGGTTGGGGAGCCTTATCCAAAAGCTTGTATTGTATGAGGAAGCTGAATAGCTGATTGCTAACTTGGGACCTCGGAACAAGGCATATAATATTCAAGGGACTAAATTTGCTTATTATTGAAAAACGGAGGATGATTATTGTAAATCTCAAAATCCGATTTGCTTAACGGATACAAAATTCTTCCCTTTGTTGCTTGTCTTGTATCGACAATCTATACACATTACACGTAGGATGAGGTCTTATATAACGTTATGGATTATGTTACTTATATGTATGTAATTTATTTGTTATTAAGGGCAGGGGTGTTTTATTCTACTTTTTCATGGCTGCATTGGATTGGTCTAAtacttgtaacatccgtgttacatccgtcccacatcggttggagaggggaacgaagcatgccttataagggtgttgagacctttcctagcatgacgcgttttggggtaTGCATTTTAGTTTCTCCATATTTTCGGAAGCAATTATAGTATCAAGCCATAATGTTGTA is from Rutidosis leptorrhynchoides isolate AG116_Rl617_1_P2 chromosome 10, CSIRO_AGI_Rlap_v1, whole genome shotgun sequence and encodes:
- the LOC139872124 gene encoding uncharacterized protein translates to MSRVIFTTFTSKSFLFHPPSFHFNFFKSSSFSSARVCSMASDSSSSSSSASPSPSSAIDFLSLCHRLKSTKRAGWVKRDVAGPESIADHMYRMGLMALIASDTPGVNRDKCIKMAIVHDIAEAIVGDITPSDGVPKAEKSRLEKEALENMCKLLGGGPRAEEIHELWMEYEANSTTEAKVVKDFDKIEMILQALEYENEQGRDLEEFFVSTAGKFQTDLGKSWAAEIASRRKKQE
- the LOC139873207 gene encoding stress-response A/B barrel domain-containing protein UP3-like gives rise to the protein MSAQQQIVEHVVLIKVKPDVESSKVAAMINGLNALTSLNLTVHLSAGKLLRSRSSSLTFTHILHSRYRSKDHLREYATHPEHVRVVTENIRPIVDDTMAVDWISNGASASLKTGSAMRVTFLKLKENLGEIEKARVLKVIGGIKNQFKSIEELSFGENFSHDRAKGYTIASIAVLPGPAELESLDLNAELVNLEMEKVIEGVVVDYVIPPLQRANM
- the LOC139872622 gene encoding UDP-glucuronate 4-epimerase 1-like; this translates as MPPLEQPLLFSTPRSKFDINHAYTRFINRRLSTTTTIFLWSLLFIAFITSYLFFVDSGQRFLHLFTSWEKTVRSSAQITRANGISVLVTGAAGFIGSHVSLALKKRGDGVVGVDNFDNYYGPSLKKTRRALLEFHGILVVDGDINNRRLLASLFDTVEFTHVMHLAAQVGVQYAVHNPYTYAHNNVVSFVALLEECKSADPKPAVVWASSGAVYGLQNKVPFSESDRVDLPATIYGSTKRTGEEITRTYNHLYGLSITGLRFFTVYGPWGRPDMAYFSFIRNILLGRPITVYRDKNQVNLARDFIYIDDIVKGCIASLDTSGKSTGSGGLHNRTAPYRIFNLGNAAPVTVAAMVTILEENLKMKTTKNMVDMCGNGDDLLARLNTSLAEKELGYKPTTDLRTGLREFVKWYLWYYGKPLVQDRDV